DNA sequence from the Tissierella sp. MB52-C2 genome:
CAAGAATTTCTGACATAACTATTTCTGCACTAGCATTTGTAATTATCTTTCCATTTAGTTCCACTACAGGTGCTTTATTATTCTCACAATACTTTAGACATTTTACTGCTTCAATTTCAATTTGATCAGGATATTCTAATTGTAATCTTTCAAGATTTTCTTCTAAATTTAAATTCCCCATCATTGTACAATGAGTCCCCATACAAATCTTTACCTTGACTTCCATTTTACCACTTCCTTCCTATGTATTTGCTATGACTTTAGCATATTCAAAAGATAAAATAATATTAAATAATTTATATATTCTCAACGTCATTTTGAAAATATAACTTATTTATTATTATGATTAGATAATACCATTGTTTAAATCCTTCATCAATAGTCTTGATAATTATATATTATTTTGTAACTTGTTTGTTACCTAAAGCCTATTATTCAAGTGTATAATATAACTATTGAAAGGAGAATATTGTATGTGGAAAAAGTCTATAAAATTCATCATATACATCCTATGTCTAACTATTCTTACAACTGCTTGTGCAAATGAAAAAAGTGTTTCTATAACCTTAACTTTAGAAGAATCCATTAAGGAAATTATTGTGTCTAAAGGTGCTAACTATGACTTCTTAGG
Encoded proteins:
- a CDS encoding NAD(P)H-dependent oxidoreductase subunit E, which gives rise to MEVKVKICMGTHCTMMGNLNLEENLERLQLEYPDQIEIEAVKCLKYCENNKAPVVELNGKIITNASAEIVMSEILEVVK